Proteins from one Faecalibacterium sp. I3-3-33 genomic window:
- a CDS encoding helix-turn-helix domain-containing protein, with translation MISQDWCYNKRKVPAGATAPVVWIERQENNMHISYKPLWHTLLERDMRKEDLRLAAGMTTNMIANMSKEGKHISMDTLARICETLNCEITDVIELVPDEPASTGGKEHERIETKNNRKRN, from the coding sequence GTGATTTCACAAGATTGGTGTTATAATAAGAGAAAAGTTCCTGCCGGGGCAACCGCCCCGGTGGTATGGATAGAAAGGCAGGAAAATAATATGCACATCAGCTATAAACCACTCTGGCACACACTGTTAGAGCGTGATATGAGAAAAGAAGATTTAAGGCTTGCCGCTGGTATGACAACGAATATGATTGCCAACATGAGCAAAGAGGGAAAGCACATCAGCATGGACACATTAGCCCGTATCTGCGAAACGCTGAATTGTGAGATTACCGATGTAATTGAGTTAGTACCAGACGAGCCTGCTTCCACAGGAGGTAAGGAACATGAGCGAATTGAAACCAAGAATAACAGAAAACGGAATTGA
- a CDS encoding ParB/RepB/Spo0J family partition protein, which produces MLMADDKTTKTPEQPVTDSGPGKETPPAPQKEPEKVSVSPEPEKKTEPEVKTPQVSVYNFAEIMKEKKAEERAAAPGVEKPDPAKTEKPEKQPEAPKKAEEKPKEPEQPKRRGRPPKADKDKAAAPKPKAPAQKPEKAVKKEPEKKAAPTVQAASAPKGPEKPKDAPRRGKEQIVYIKLNELHAFKNHPFEVRDDEEMRAMVSSVKDKGVTQPAIVRPREDGGYEIVSGHRRQKASELAGYADMPCIVRNLTDDEAITQMVEDNLNQREEILPSERAKALKMQLEAIKHQGSRTSGQIDPKDAGKRSNEIVAERNKMAVKQVQRYIRLNELVPDLMKLMDEKKLGFTTAVELSYIGKKNQNYIAVAIDSQQSSPSQAQAKRMRELDEKKLLNGDVIDGIMMEDKKEVDKVILTGAELSKYFGKETTPREMKDQIIKLLDDWKGQQKEHEKPEKKTEQEK; this is translated from the coding sequence ATGCTTATGGCAGATGATAAAACCACAAAAACGCCGGAACAGCCGGTAACGGATAGCGGGCCGGGCAAGGAAACGCCTCCCGCTCCCCAAAAAGAGCCGGAGAAGGTTTCCGTTTCCCCGGAGCCGGAAAAAAAGACGGAACCAGAGGTAAAGACCCCACAGGTTTCTGTCTATAACTTCGCTGAAATTATGAAGGAAAAGAAAGCCGAGGAACGGGCGGCAGCTCCCGGCGTGGAAAAGCCTGACCCGGCAAAAACGGAAAAACCGGAAAAGCAGCCGGAGGCTCCGAAAAAAGCGGAGGAAAAACCCAAAGAGCCGGAACAGCCAAAGCGCCGGGGCCGTCCCCCGAAAGCAGATAAGGACAAGGCCGCAGCCCCGAAGCCCAAAGCCCCCGCACAGAAACCGGAAAAGGCGGTCAAAAAGGAACCGGAGAAAAAAGCAGCTCCAACGGTACAGGCCGCTTCCGCTCCGAAGGGACCCGAGAAGCCGAAGGATGCACCACGCCGGGGCAAGGAGCAGATCGTCTATATCAAGCTGAACGAGCTCCACGCCTTCAAGAACCATCCCTTTGAAGTCCGAGACGATGAAGAAATGCGGGCTATGGTGTCCAGCGTCAAGGACAAGGGCGTTACCCAGCCTGCTATCGTCCGTCCCCGTGAGGATGGCGGCTATGAGATCGTGTCCGGCCACCGCCGCCAGAAGGCCAGCGAGCTTGCCGGATATGCGGATATGCCCTGTATTGTTCGCAATCTGACGGACGATGAAGCCATCACGCAGATGGTCGAGGACAATCTGAACCAGCGTGAAGAAATCCTCCCCAGTGAGCGGGCCAAAGCCCTGAAAATGCAGCTTGAGGCCATCAAGCACCAGGGCTCCCGCACTTCGGGCCAGATTGACCCGAAGGACGCAGGAAAACGCTCCAACGAAATTGTAGCCGAGCGCAATAAGATGGCGGTCAAGCAGGTGCAGCGGTATATCCGGCTCAATGAGCTGGTTCCCGACCTGATGAAGCTGATGGATGAAAAAAAGCTGGGCTTTACTACGGCGGTGGAGCTTTCCTATATCGGCAAGAAGAACCAGAACTATATCGCCGTCGCCATTGACAGCCAGCAGTCCTCGCCTTCACAGGCGCAGGCAAAGCGTATGCGTGAGCTGGACGAAAAGAAGCTGCTCAACGGGGATGTGATCGACGGCATTATGATGGAGGACAAAAAGGAGGTAGACAAAGTGATTTTGACAGGTGCGGAACTGAGCAAGTATTTCGGCAAGGAAACTACGCCGAGGGAAATGAAGGACCAGATCATCAAGCTGCTGGACGACTGGAAGGGTCAGCAGAAGGAACATGAAAAGCCGGAGAAGAAAACCGAACAGGAAAAGTAA
- a CDS encoding PcfB family protein: MQEEVNQKTVALSIRTTKLTGKVLAAALGKVARALQKHHRKALTPQGRQSVKKLMNHYGGKSAMPYVGAPKNFDRIAKEFHVDYAFHKVSHGHYLLFFKANQADAITAAFQKYSAKVLNKEQDKASILGQLRKFTEQIRTQAKKKQRTREAVKDGR, from the coding sequence ATGCAGGAAGAAGTAAACCAAAAAACGGTTGCCCTTTCGATCAGGACAACGAAGCTCACGGGAAAAGTGCTGGCTGCCGCTCTTGGGAAGGTAGCGCGGGCGCTGCAAAAGCACCACCGGAAGGCGCTGACCCCGCAGGGACGCCAGAGTGTAAAAAAGCTGATGAACCACTATGGCGGCAAAAGCGCCATGCCCTATGTGGGAGCCCCAAAGAATTTTGACCGGATCGCAAAGGAGTTCCATGTGGACTACGCTTTCCATAAAGTGAGCCACGGTCATTACCTGCTGTTTTTCAAGGCTAATCAGGCGGACGCCATCACGGCGGCCTTCCAGAAGTACAGCGCAAAGGTGCTGAACAAAGAGCAGGACAAGGCTTCCATCCTCGGCCAGCTTCGGAAATTCACGGAGCAGATCAGGACGCAGGCAAAGAAAAAGCAGCGGACCAGAGAGGCGGTGAAGGACGGACGTTGA
- a CDS encoding InlB B-repeat-containing protein produces MKKFLKTLVVGLCLFTLLCCALPAAFAADKTSGSKKEENVYAIGMDAQGGICSTVVTYTNLSGKLESTPEQPTMTGYTFDGWYTEPVGGSKVTTSTVFTSDATIYAHWTAKAGTTTVPQPTTQPATAQWQKYVGPALVTGALLTTLLVATLF; encoded by the coding sequence ATGAAAAAATTCCTGAAAACGCTGGTGGTCGGGCTTTGCCTGTTCACGCTGCTGTGCTGCGCACTGCCGGCTGCATTTGCTGCCGACAAAACTTCAGGGAGCAAAAAGGAAGAGAACGTGTACGCCATTGGTATGGATGCCCAAGGCGGCATCTGCTCTACTGTGGTCACCTACACGAACCTGTCCGGCAAACTGGAGAGCACGCCCGAGCAGCCTACCATGACGGGCTACACCTTTGACGGCTGGTACACCGAGCCGGTGGGCGGCAGCAAGGTGACCACCTCCACCGTGTTTACCTCCGACGCCACCATCTACGCCCACTGGACCGCCAAGGCCGGTACCACTACCGTGCCGCAGCCCACCACCCAGCCCGCCACCGCCCAGTGGCAAAAGTATGTAGGGCCCGCACTAGTGACCGGTGCCCTGCTTACCACCCTGCTGGTCGCCACCTTGTTCTGA
- a CDS encoding DUF7768 domain-containing protein — MKRPLAYLTAAWSGEPDVDMELAAHYCRLAYEAGFSPICPLLYLPLFLNDSVPEEHKAGIDMRRDMLRRSHTLIVCGSAVDEDVKNDIAVAGRLGIAATTLEGVLAVKGHGTPGHAGH; from the coding sequence ATGAAACGACCTTTAGCATACCTGACCGCCGCATGGAGCGGCGAGCCGGATGTTGATATGGAGCTGGCGGCCCACTACTGCCGTCTTGCTTATGAGGCGGGCTTTTCCCCGATCTGCCCGCTCTTGTATCTGCCGCTGTTTTTGAATGACAGCGTTCCCGAGGAACACAAGGCCGGGATTGATATGCGCCGGGATATGCTGCGGCGCTCCCACACCCTGATTGTCTGCGGCAGCGCTGTGGACGAGGATGTAAAAAATGATATTGCGGTTGCCGGGCGGCTGGGCATTGCGGCGACCACACTGGAAGGGGTGCTTGCCGTGAAGGGACACGGCACCCCGGGCCATGCCGGACATTAA
- a CDS encoding AraC family transcriptional regulator yields the protein MAYQTSCASYTSGRVGLSSATAVVADAAGREQTQHGSPLFPIACYAEDLSCYSVAWHWHEEFEFILAALGPIHVDVNKTRLTLQTGQGVFINSGALHAVEPAEGRALLHSGVFQPRLVGGMDTVFWQKLIRPLLQPGTPPFFLLDEAVPWQRQVLLCLREAWKGVADEPFDYENRVRYHLTAALRLLITQCVSGKVKVSEQEQIASERMKQMLRYVEEHYTEELTVEKLAGCVALSESACLRSFRQFLGITPIQYVKQFRVEKAAELLRSTRLKTGEVGLECGFSDASYFIKTFREIKHCTPREYRIRFC from the coding sequence ATGGCATATCAGACAAGCTGTGCATCCTATACAAGCGGCCGGGTAGGGCTTTCCAGCGCTACCGCCGTGGTGGCCGATGCCGCCGGGCGGGAACAGACCCAGCACGGCAGCCCGCTGTTCCCTATCGCCTGCTATGCCGAGGATCTTTCCTGCTACTCGGTGGCGTGGCACTGGCACGAGGAATTCGAGTTTATTCTGGCGGCGCTGGGGCCCATCCATGTGGATGTGAACAAGACCCGGCTGACTTTGCAGACCGGGCAGGGGGTGTTCATCAACTCCGGGGCGCTGCACGCGGTAGAGCCTGCCGAGGGCAGGGCGCTGCTGCACTCCGGCGTGTTCCAGCCTAGGCTTGTCGGCGGCATGGACACCGTATTCTGGCAAAAGCTCATCCGCCCGCTTTTGCAGCCCGGCACACCGCCCTTCTTTTTGCTGGATGAGGCCGTGCCATGGCAGCGGCAGGTGCTGCTCTGCCTGCGGGAGGCGTGGAAGGGCGTGGCAGACGAACCTTTCGACTACGAGAACCGGGTGCGGTATCACCTTACCGCCGCGCTGCGGCTGCTCATTACCCAATGCGTCAGCGGCAAGGTGAAGGTATCGGAGCAGGAACAAATTGCCTCGGAGCGGATGAAGCAGATGCTCCGCTATGTAGAGGAGCACTACACCGAGGAGCTGACTGTGGAAAAGCTGGCTGGCTGCGTTGCCCTGAGTGAAAGCGCCTGTCTGCGCAGTTTCCGGCAGTTTCTGGGCATTACGCCCATCCAGTACGTCAAGCAGTTCCGGGTGGAAAAAGCCGCCGAGCTGCTGCGCTCCACCCGGCTAAAGACCGGCGAGGTAGGACTGGAATGCGGCTTTTCGGACGCCAGCTACTTTATCAAGACCTTCCGGGAGATCAAGCACTGCACCCCCCGGGAGTACCGTATCCGTTTTTGCTAA
- a CDS encoding AAC(3) family N-acetyltransferase, protein MAYTKAELKRDLAAMGLTGNETILIHSSMKSIGPVEDGADTVLDAWMEFFAEGLLLLPTHTWRFINEENRVFDVRRSACCVGILPELFRQRPGVVRSLHPTHSMAAYGKGAAAYIEGELNANTPCTPGGCYDRLRAAHGKVLLLGVTHARNTFIHSVEEVLNVPNRLTDKPMQMTVVDEAGAQHNVYMRRHYNAQQPHISEDFVKLEQAYLDCGAARNTKFGDAACVLCDAEGLFKVTRHVLAPNPEAFVTEAVIPPERWQGLCTGKNGG, encoded by the coding sequence ATGGCATATACAAAGGCGGAGCTCAAGCGCGACCTTGCCGCGATGGGGCTGACAGGGAACGAGACCATCCTGATTCATTCCTCCATGAAGTCCATCGGCCCGGTGGAGGACGGCGCAGACACGGTTCTGGACGCATGGATGGAGTTTTTTGCAGAGGGCTTGCTGCTGCTGCCCACCCACACATGGCGGTTCATCAACGAGGAGAACCGGGTGTTCGATGTGCGCCGCAGCGCGTGCTGTGTGGGGATTCTGCCGGAGCTGTTCCGGCAGCGCCCCGGCGTGGTGCGCTCGCTGCACCCCACCCACAGTATGGCAGCTTACGGCAAGGGGGCAGCTGCTTACATAGAAGGGGAGTTGAACGCCAACACTCCCTGCACCCCCGGCGGCTGCTACGACCGGCTGCGGGCAGCCCACGGCAAGGTGCTATTGCTGGGGGTCACCCACGCCCGCAACACTTTTATCCATAGCGTGGAGGAGGTGCTGAACGTGCCGAACCGTCTGACCGACAAGCCCATGCAGATGACCGTGGTGGACGAAGCCGGGGCGCAGCACAACGTCTATATGCGCCGCCACTACAATGCGCAGCAGCCGCATATCTCGGAGGATTTCGTCAAGCTGGAGCAGGCGTATCTGGACTGCGGTGCAGCCCGGAACACGAAATTTGGCGATGCAGCTTGCGTTTTGTGCGACGCCGAGGGACTTTTCAAGGTCACCCGCCACGTTCTTGCCCCGAACCCCGAAGCCTTTGTCACCGAGGCGGTCATCCCGCCGGAGCGCTGGCAAGGCCTTTGCACCGGTAAAAACGGCGGCTGA
- a CDS encoding antirestriction protein ArdA, whose translation MRCWLTGPERRNEPMFEAYITNTALYPLMGIEVGTTVHFPMTTQELQAALAKIGIDGKRYSEVFFTSFDSDVLGLYDYLYECENIDELNELGHALLEVRDKGGLETFEAALVLGNHTRSVKDLINLTQNLDLYRFYPDISDDEGLGRLYADELGTIDIPEHIQNYFDYEAYGRDVRINEGGVFAPGGYVSAVPEGFKDYYHGPQDIPPEHRIFAYPEKAEPVHSILATLKRFQEAPLAPKKDKAGPSHEER comes from the coding sequence ATGAGGTGCTGGCTGACCGGGCCGGAAAGGAGGAATGAGCCCATGTTTGAAGCCTATATAACCAATACAGCCCTATACCCCTTAATGGGGATTGAGGTAGGGACAACGGTACATTTCCCCATGACGACACAGGAGTTGCAGGCCGCCCTTGCCAAAATCGGGATAGACGGGAAACGGTACAGCGAAGTGTTCTTTACCAGCTTTGACAGTGATGTGCTGGGGCTCTACGATTATCTCTACGAATGTGAGAACATCGACGAGCTGAACGAGCTGGGCCACGCCCTGCTGGAAGTACGGGATAAGGGCGGACTGGAAACCTTTGAAGCCGCTCTTGTCTTGGGAAACCACACAAGGAGCGTGAAGGATTTGATAAACCTGACGCAGAACCTTGACCTTTACCGCTTTTACCCGGATATTTCCGATGATGAAGGGCTGGGCCGTCTTTACGCCGACGAGCTTGGGACTATCGACATACCGGAGCACATTCAGAACTACTTCGATTATGAGGCATACGGGCGGGATGTGCGTATCAACGAGGGCGGCGTATTCGCTCCCGGTGGGTATGTGTCGGCAGTCCCGGAGGGCTTCAAGGATTATTACCACGGGCCGCAGGACATTCCGCCGGAACACCGGATATTTGCCTATCCTGAAAAGGCCGAGCCTGTCCACTCCATTCTCGCTACACTCAAACGGTTTCAAGAAGCCCCACTCGCTCCGAAAAAGGACAAGGCGGGGCCTTCCCATGAAGAACGGTAA
- a CDS encoding GntR family transcriptional regulator, producing the protein MATLQHTDELYHILEDEICALKILPGEALSENQLCKRFSVSRTPIRSVLQRLEQNRFVQIIPCKGTIVTAIDIGVVDQLIFQRVAVEGMVFRDFVQSCSPMEILAVEHLYNMLLEAAAGRSDPENFDFNHFLSCDLAMHEYWFRKTSKEYLWEQMTRPQADYSRFIRLDIVGARNVSSVVSEHTEMLRILREKDLDAIEPLMRTHLYGGVSRMGSKIYSDEYRSFFKLPEGK; encoded by the coding sequence ATGGCAACATTACAGCACACGGATGAGCTCTATCATATTCTTGAGGACGAGATCTGCGCGTTGAAGATCCTGCCCGGAGAAGCGCTGAGCGAAAACCAGCTGTGCAAGCGGTTCAGTGTTTCCCGCACCCCCATCCGCAGCGTTTTGCAGCGGCTGGAGCAGAACCGCTTTGTGCAGATCATCCCCTGCAAGGGCACCATCGTCACCGCCATCGACATCGGCGTGGTGGATCAGCTCATCTTCCAGCGTGTTGCGGTGGAGGGCATGGTGTTCCGGGATTTTGTGCAGAGCTGCTCGCCCATGGAGATCCTTGCGGTGGAACACCTTTATAATATGCTGCTGGAAGCCGCTGCGGGGCGCAGCGACCCGGAAAACTTTGATTTCAACCACTTTCTCAGCTGTGACCTTGCCATGCACGAGTACTGGTTCCGCAAAACCAGCAAGGAGTACCTTTGGGAACAGATGACCCGCCCGCAGGCAGACTATTCCCGCTTTATCCGTCTGGACATCGTGGGCGCGCGCAACGTATCCAGCGTTGTCAGCGAGCACACCGAGATGCTGCGCATTCTGCGGGAGAAGGATCTGGACGCCATCGAGCCGCTGATGCGCACCCACCTGTACGGCGGTGTGAGCCGCATGGGCAGCAAGATCTACTCGGACGAATACCGCAGCTTCTTCAAGCTGCCGGAGGGAAAATAA
- a CDS encoding DNA cytosine methyltransferase codes for MPDIKLGSLFDGIGVFPLAASRCGIRPVWASEIEKAPISITKRHFPDMVHLGDITKVDGGKIPPVHVITFGSPCQNLSLIGNRSGLAGAKSSLFYQAFRIIQEMRDATDNLYPAIAVWENVMGAFSTNDRMDFRAVLSAFSDTEVPMPPSGRWGNAGMVRGGTPDVCWRLMDAQYWAGSRRLARRQRIFVVADFGGRRAADILFKPRPMLPLPPPCGEGGWAAAEGDRTASFETGRQIPVIHPFQCFRMRGAAKRQEETAFRNSFGLPTDPFPTLLASDVTPFAFWYEGDPKGGCIRFLTETESERLMGLPEGWTKYGADGVEIRPLQRYKALGNSVALPCADYIMAGIYEVLADRAGKEE; via the coding sequence ATGCCGGACATTAAGCTGGGAAGCCTTTTCGACGGGATTGGCGTGTTCCCTCTGGCTGCTTCCCGGTGCGGTATCCGTCCGGTATGGGCCAGTGAGATTGAAAAAGCGCCCATCTCCATAACCAAAAGGCACTTTCCCGACATGGTGCATTTGGGGGATATTACGAAGGTGGACGGCGGGAAAATCCCGCCGGTTCATGTAATTACCTTCGGTTCCCCCTGTCAGAACCTTTCTCTGATCGGCAACCGCTCCGGCCTTGCCGGGGCAAAATCAAGCCTGTTCTATCAGGCGTTTCGTATCATACAGGAAATGAGGGATGCTACTGATAACCTATATCCAGCTATCGCTGTTTGGGAAAACGTCATGGGAGCGTTTTCTACAAATGACCGGATGGACTTTAGAGCCGTCTTATCCGCCTTCTCGGACACCGAAGTTCCAATGCCTCCTTCGGGAAGATGGGGAAACGCCGGAATGGTGCGAGGGGGAACGCCTGATGTGTGCTGGCGACTCATGGACGCCCAGTATTGGGCAGGCTCCCGAAGGCTGGCACGAAGGCAGCGGATTTTCGTCGTGGCGGATTTTGGAGGCAGACGTGCCGCAGACATACTATTTAAGCCCCGTCCAATGCTCCCACTTCCTCCGCCTTGCGGAGAGGGCGGGTGGGCCGCCGCCGAAGGAGATCGAACAGCTTCTTTTGAAACAGGGCGGCAGATACCAGTCATCCACCCCTTTCAGTGCTTCCGTATGCGGGGAGCGGCAAAAAGGCAGGAAGAAACGGCCTTCCGAAACAGCTTCGGATTACCAACTGACCCTTTTCCCACTCTTTTAGCCAGTGATGTAACGCCCTTTGCCTTCTGGTATGAGGGCGACCCGAAGGGCGGCTGTATCCGTTTTCTGACGGAAACGGAAAGCGAACGGCTGATGGGGCTGCCAGAGGGCTGGACAAAGTACGGGGCGGACGGCGTGGAAATCCGGCCTCTGCAACGCTACAAGGCACTGGGAAACAGCGTTGCCCTCCCTTGCGCCGATTACATTATGGCCGGGATTTATGAGGTGCTGGCTGACCGGGCCGGAAAGGAGGAATGA
- a CDS encoding VirD4-like conjugal transfer protein, CD1115 family, translating into MSDKIRKYVLPNLPYLFVFWFFSKIGTAYRIAPGTDFGTKLMGMLDTFPKAFETYWPGLGGIDLLVGLAGAAGVYLLIQSKIRQAKKFRRDAEYGTARFGTKEDIKPFVDPKFQNNVILTGTEFLTMNTRPKIPANARNLNACVIGSSGSGKTRFWLTPQLLQAHSSYVVVDPKGGTLDQCGRFLQREKYRVRVFNSIDFSKSMHYNPLAYIKTESDVLKFVTALIANTKGDGKEGDEFWTKAETLLYCALVAYIVFEGPEEERNMNTLVEMINSMEVREDDETFKNAVDYMFDGLERRSPQHFAVRQYKKYKLASGKTAKSILISCGARLAPFDIPQLREIMSYDELELDKLGDEKSALFFLISDTDTTYNFLVALAFSQMFNLLCERADNTYGGRLPYHVRVLWDEAANTGQVPGLEKIVAVIRSREISLTLFYQAMSQCKALYKDHSETIMGNMDSIVFLGGREASTLKDISENWLGKATISMQTEGRSRGQSESYSQNMQRLGRELMTTSEITTMPGDKCILQLRGLPPFLSPKYDLKKHPNYKYTAEFDKKKNAFRLESLFRHRPLRLKPEDEYTVYEVDGSDTDEEADLLNFDDLDSDEFV; encoded by the coding sequence TTGAGTGACAAGATTAGAAAATATGTGCTCCCAAACCTGCCGTACCTCTTTGTGTTCTGGTTCTTCTCCAAAATCGGGACGGCCTACCGGATCGCCCCCGGCACAGACTTCGGGACAAAGCTCATGGGGATGCTCGATACCTTCCCCAAAGCCTTTGAAACCTACTGGCCGGGGCTGGGAGGTATTGACCTGCTGGTGGGCCTTGCCGGTGCGGCTGGGGTGTATCTGCTGATACAGTCAAAGATCAGGCAGGCGAAAAAATTCCGGCGGGATGCGGAATACGGCACCGCCCGCTTTGGAACAAAGGAGGATATAAAGCCGTTTGTTGACCCTAAATTTCAGAACAATGTCATTCTGACCGGGACGGAGTTCCTTACCATGAACACCCGTCCGAAAATACCCGCCAATGCCCGGAACCTAAACGCCTGTGTCATCGGCTCGTCCGGCTCGGGAAAGACAAGGTTCTGGCTGACCCCGCAGCTCCTTCAAGCCCATTCCTCGTATGTGGTGGTAGACCCGAAGGGCGGCACCCTCGATCAATGCGGGCGGTTCCTGCAACGGGAGAAATACAGGGTGCGGGTGTTCAACAGTATCGACTTTTCAAAATCCATGCACTACAATCCGCTGGCCTATATCAAGACGGAAAGCGATGTTTTGAAATTCGTTACTGCTCTGATCGCCAACACCAAAGGCGACGGCAAGGAGGGCGACGAGTTCTGGACCAAAGCTGAAACCCTCTTGTACTGCGCCCTTGTGGCCTACATCGTCTTTGAGGGGCCGGAGGAAGAACGCAACATGAATACGCTGGTGGAAATGATAAACAGCATGGAAGTCCGGGAGGATGACGAAACCTTCAAAAATGCGGTGGACTATATGTTTGACGGGCTGGAACGCCGCAGCCCCCAGCACTTCGCCGTGAGGCAGTATAAGAAATACAAGCTCGCCAGCGGCAAGACAGCCAAAAGCATTTTGATTTCCTGCGGTGCAAGGCTGGCTCCTTTTGATATTCCCCAACTCCGGGAGATCATGTCCTATGACGAACTGGAGCTTGATAAGCTGGGGGACGAAAAATCGGCGCTGTTCTTCCTTATCAGCGACACGGACACCACCTACAACTTTTTGGTTGCCCTCGCTTTTTCGCAGATGTTCAACCTTCTGTGTGAACGGGCTGACAACACCTATGGCGGGCGTCTGCCCTACCATGTGCGGGTGCTGTGGGACGAGGCTGCCAACACCGGGCAGGTGCCGGGGCTGGAAAAGATCGTGGCAGTCATCCGCTCACGGGAAATCAGCCTAACGCTCTTTTATCAGGCTATGAGCCAGTGCAAGGCATTGTACAAAGACCATTCCGAAACCATTATGGGAAACATGGACAGTATCGTGTTCCTCGGAGGCCGGGAGGCTTCCACCCTAAAGGATATTTCGGAAAACTGGCTGGGCAAGGCCACCATCTCCATGCAGACCGAGGGCCGCAGCCGGGGCCAGTCTGAAAGTTACAGCCAGAATATGCAGCGGCTTGGCCGGGAGCTGATGACCACCAGCGAGATCACCACCATGCCCGGGGATAAATGTATCTTGCAGCTTCGGGGGCTCCCGCCCTTCCTGTCCCCGAAGTATGACTTGAAAAAGCACCCGAATTACAAGTACACAGCCGAATTTGATAAAAAGAAAAACGCCTTCCGCTTGGAAAGCCTATTCCGCCACCGGCCATTGAGACTAAAGCCGGAGGACGAATACACGGTGTACGAAGTGGACGGCTCCGACACGGACGAAGAAGCTGACCTGTTGAATTTCGATGATCTGGACAGCGACGAGTTTGTGTAA
- a CDS encoding TnpV protein has product MSELKPRITENGIDYILVGDYYIPDLKLPEEHRPIGKYGRMHREYLREVHPARLNTLTLTGELWTYLADLNEQAQERLDTIMEQMKATEGVTEELKRTRQMEWVQRCNNIHNRAEEIVLHDIIYSYGSN; this is encoded by the coding sequence ATGAGCGAATTGAAACCAAGAATAACAGAAAACGGAATTGATTATATCCTTGTTGGAGATTACTACATCCCAGACTTGAAGCTGCCGGAAGAACACCGCCCCATCGGAAAGTACGGACGGATGCACCGGGAATATTTAAGAGAAGTCCACCCAGCCAGATTGAACACATTGACCTTGACCGGGGAGTTATGGACATACCTTGCAGACCTGAACGAACAGGCACAGGAACGGTTAGACACCATCATGGAGCAGATGAAAGCCACCGAGGGCGTGACCGAGGAATTGAAGCGTACCCGTCAAATGGAATGGGTGCAGCGTTGCAATAACATTCACAACCGAGCAGAAGAAATTGTTTTGCATGATATAATTTATTCATACGGGAGTAATTAA
- the lepB gene encoding signal peptidase I, with translation MKKRDIRFASIPSTEEVAAERERLAYQSRYQRVLRSTIYILVVVAAAAVLLATLFLPVLQVSGDSMNPTLNDKDIILLVKSNHIENGELCGFYWQNKLLLKRIIGQPGDVIDMDVNGVVSVNGVALDEPYVDTLTVGECDIRFPYQVPENRYFVLGDHRATSIDSRSSVIGCVEKSQIVGRVFLRVWPLSSFSLIH, from the coding sequence ATGAAAAAACGCGATATCCGGTTCGCTTCCATCCCTTCCACCGAGGAAGTGGCCGCAGAACGTGAGCGTCTTGCGTACCAGAGCCGCTACCAGCGGGTGCTGCGCAGTACGATCTATATTCTGGTGGTGGTGGCCGCAGCAGCCGTGCTGCTGGCTACGCTGTTTCTGCCGGTGCTTCAGGTCTCCGGCGACAGCATGAACCCTACGTTGAATGACAAGGACATTATCCTGCTGGTAAAATCCAACCACATTGAAAACGGCGAGCTGTGCGGGTTTTACTGGCAGAACAAGCTGCTGCTCAAGCGCATCATCGGTCAGCCCGGTGATGTGATCGATATGGACGTGAACGGCGTGGTCTCGGTAAACGGCGTGGCGCTGGATGAACCCTATGTGGACACGCTGACCGTGGGCGAATGCGACATCCGGTTCCCCTATCAGGTGCCGGAAAACCGCTACTTCGTGCTGGGCGACCACCGCGCCACTTCTATCGACAGCCGCAGCAGCGTGATAGGCTGCGTTGAAAAAAGCCAGATCGTGGGCAGGGTGTTCTTGAGGGTATGGCCCCTGTCCAGCTTTTCGTTGATCCACTGA